A stretch of DNA from Staphylococcus sp. KG4-3:
TAAACCTGAAATTATTAACCGTATGGATGATATTGTTTTATTTAAACCTTTATCTATTAATGATATGAGTTTAATTGTTGATAAATTATTAACAGAGTTAAATATTAGATTAATGGGGCAACGTATTTCAATCAATGTATCAGATGAAGCAAAAGCTTGGTTGGGCGAAGAAGCTTATGAACCACAGTTCGGTGCAAGACCATTGAAACGTTTCATCCAAAGACAAATTGAAACACCATTAGCACGTAAAATGATTAGAGAAAACTTACCTGAAGGTACAACTATCGATATTGCATTGACTGATGATGGTTTAACATTTTCTGAAAATAAACCCGAAACAGTTTAATAAATACTATTAATTATAAAGCAATTTCGCTAATTAAAATAATTTAGTTGGGAACGCGTAATAGAAAGCAAAGTAAGCATTTGTTTTCTGAGGCGTTCCCTTTTATTATAAAAAACAAGTCCAAGACATTTATATGCCTTGGACTTGTTTAATGTTATAGTCATCTTTGACGTAGATAAGACAATTGAATCACAAGATTATTGTCCTACACCGTATTTAGTGGTACTCTTTGGCGTCATGTTTACTAGGTTTAATCACCATATCAAATAAAACGATAATAATTGTAAAAGCAATTGCTCCAAAGACCGGTGTTATATAGTTAAGTGCACCGCCACCATTCAAACTATTAAGTACGAAATTAATCATTTGTAATAAGATAATAGACCAAAATAAAACTGCGAGGTATTTCATTATGTAATGCCTCCAATATAATATATATAACTTCATTATAAATAATTAAGTGTAGTTTGTATAGAGAGAAGTAATATTTAAAATTTCGATGTGTTGTTCTTGTATTTGAAATGTGTATTATGTTAAATTAATACCTGGTATTAAAAGTTTAATTCAAATAAAAATTAAAATTAAGATTAAGAAGGTGTACAACCATGGATGTGGGTATTAAAGGTTTTGGTGCGTACGCACCTGAAAGAGTTGTTGAAAATACCTATTTTGAATCATTTTTAGAAACTTCAGATGAGTGGATTTCACAAATGACTGGTATTAAAGAGCGTAGATGGGCAGATGAAAATGAAGAAGCTTCTGACATGGCTTATCAAGCGAGCTTAAAAGCAATCGAAGACGCAGGGATTGAAGCTTCAGAAATCGACATGATTATTGTAGCGACATCGACAGGTGATTTTCCTTTCCCAACAGTCGCTAATATTTTACAAGAAAAATTAGGTGTGGGAAAAGTTGCTTCCATGGATCAACTTGCAGCATGTAGTGGTTTTATGTATGCAATGATTAATGCAAAACAATTTGTGCAATCTGGTGATTATAAAAACATATTAGTTGTCGGTGTAGATAAATTGTCTAAAATTACTGACTTTACAGATCGTTCAACAGCTATTTTATTTGGAGACGGTGCTGGTGCAGTAGTTATTAGTGAGGTATCAGAAGGACGCGGTATTTTAAGCTATGAACTAGGTTCAGATGGTTCAGGAGCAAAGCATTTATTTTTAAACCCAGAAAATGGCAAAATATTTATGAACGGTCGTGAAGTATTTAAATTTGCTGTAAGAATAATGGGCGAAGCGTCAACAAACGCAGTGGCTAAAGCAAATTTAACCCCTGATGACGTAGATATGTTTGTACCACACCAAGCAAACATTAGAATTATGGAATCTGCTAGAGAACGTTTAGGTATACCAAAAGAAAAAATGAGTGTTTCTGTAGACAGATTTGGAAACACGTCAGCAGCATCTATTCCATTAAGTATCGGCCAAGAATTAGAAAAAGGCAAAATTAAAGATGACGATGTCCTTGTATTAGTTGGTTTTGGTGGCGGCTTAACATGGGGCGCTGTCACACTAAGATGGGGAAAATAGGAGGATAAATTATGAGCAAAGAACAGCGTGTTGTAATAACAGGAATTGGCGCATTATCACCTTTAGGCAACGATGCTAAATCATCGTGGGATAACGCGTTGAAAGGTGTAAGTGGTATTGATAATATTACAAGATTAGATACAACAGATTACAGTGTTCATTTAGCTGGAGAACTAAAAGATTTTAATATAGAAGACCATATCCCGAAAAAAGAAGCACGTAGAATGGATCGTTTTACTCAATATGCGTTAGTAGCTGCTAGAGAAGCGGTTCAAGATGCTAAACTTGAAATTAACGAAAAAACTGCCAATAGAATTGGAGTATGGATTGGTTCAGGAATTGGCGGTATGGAAACATTTGAAATTTCTCATAACCAATTAATTAACCGTGGCCCAAGAAAAGTGAGCCCATTTTTTGTACCAATGCTTATACCTGATATGGCCACAGGCCAAGTGTCTATTGATATTGGTGCCAAAGGTCCAAATGGTTCTACAGTAACAGCTTGTGCAACTGGTACAAACTCAATTGGGGAAGCGTTCAAGATTATTCAACGTGGTGATGCAGATGCAATGGTTACAGGTGGAGCTGAAGCGCCAATCACACATATGGCAATTGCAGGGTTTAGTGCTAGTCGCGCATTATCTACAAATGATGATAAAGAAACTGCATGTCGTCCTTTCCAAGAAGGTCGTGATGGATTCATCATGGGCGAAGGTGCTGGTATTGTAGTATTAGAGTCTTTAGAATCAGCACAAGCACGCGGTGCTCAAATTTATGCAGAAGTTGTAGGGTATGGTTCGACTGGAGACGCATATCATATTACAGCTCCAGCTCCACAAGGTGAAGGTGGCTCTCGTGCTATGCAAGCGGCGATGGATGATGCTGGTATTGAAGCTAAAGATATTCAATATCTTAATGCGCATGGTACAAGTACACCAGTGGGCGACTTAACTGAAATCCAAGCTATTAAAAATACATTTGGTGAAGCTGCTTCTACATTAAAAGTAAGTTCAACTAAATCAATGACAGGTCATTTACTTGGTGCAACAGGTGGTATTGAGGCAATATTTTCTGCGCTTTCAATTAGAGATAGCCGTATTGCACCTACAATTAATGCAAACACACCAGATCCAGAATGTGATTTAGATATCGTTCCTAACCAAGCAGAAGATTTAGATATTACTTATGCAATGAGTAATAGTTTAGGTTTCGGTGGACATAATGCAGTGATTGTGTTGAAGAAATTTAGTGACTAAAATTGTTATAGTATTTTCATACTGTTATATTATAAATATTAAAATAAACCAAACGCTATATTTTTAGTGTTTGGTTTATTTTGCGTTCAGGTAAATTTTGAAAGATATACTTTAAAAATTTATCAAAATATTTTAATCTCTATTTGAGGCTTTATTTAAAATAGGCAGACTAATATTTATAAATGCTCTTGATAGTATAAATTAGTTTTATTTAAGCAAATAAAATCATATGAAGTATTTAAATAGTTAAAACATATCCTTATTGGCTAAATAAGCATTTAGAAGTATAATTTATTTAATCATCTGGGAGTGGGACAGAAATCAAATTTTCTAACATAGATTTCGTAGTCCCACCCCGGCAATAGTGACTAGCATTGAAAAAAGCTTGATATAAGCGTATTTTCAATTCAGTCACCTACTGCCAAATTGAAAATGAGCCTGAGACATCTATTTATGTCCCAGGCTCATTGATAAAGTAAACATTGGGGAGGGCATAAGATGAAAAGGTTTTTAACTCTATCCACAACATTAAAAACACGACTTATAGCAGATTTTATATTAATTATTGCGAGCCAAGCGATTTTACCTTTCTTGGCATTATATTTAACTAGTAAAGTGAATGCAGTATTTGCAGGTGTTTTCTTAATTACAAATCTTATTGTAAGTTTCATTGTGTCCTTCATAGGAGGGTATATAGGGGACAATTATAATAGGAAGAAAGTGGTAAATTACATTCATTTTCTTTATGCAATTTGTCTTATTATTTTAAGTATAACCGTTACTATGGATGGTATAGGATTAGTTGTTTTTTGTGTGACAGTTTTTATTTTTGAAATTATGTTTGCTGCGAGTGAACCTATTTTTGAGGCAGCGATTATGGATGCAATTTATGAAGAAGTTCGCGAATACGTGTATCAACTAAATTATTGGATGTTTAATATTAGCACAGCAATTGGAATGGTGCTAGGTGCTTTACTCTATTTAGGTCATAAGCGATTATTATTTATGATATTTTTCTTAGCAATGCTTATAAGTTGGTACCTTTTTGAGAAATACTATGATGTAGAGCAAGCTTATAACAAAAAAGAAGAATTAACATCAAAATTTAAACATTTTATTAATAGTTACCATACTGTTATTAAAGATAAATACTTTATGATGTTAAATTTAGGGTTTATGTTAGTAATTATGGCAGAGTTAAGTTTAAATTCTTATATTGTGGTTAGGTTGAAGTCTGATTTTGAACCATTAAGCTTTTTTGGGTTTTACATAGATGGAGTGAGAATGTTTACTGTTATTATGATAATCAATACACTTGTTGTAGCTACCTTAACTTTTACAGTAAATAGAGTTGTGGAATCAACATCGAAAAGAATTGCGTTTATTTTAGGGATTATATTATATACCGTTGGTTATAGTGTGTTGACGTCTGCGAGCTCATTTTGGATTTTATGTTTATTCTCCATTATTGCTACATTAGGGGAGTTGATATATTCGCCTATACAAAACGCACAAAGATTTTTAATGATACCAGATGATAAACGAAGTACATATAATACATTTGGTATGGTATCGTTTTATGGTGGTAATTTATTAGCACGTTCTGGGTTAATTATAGGGGCTTTTGTTTTACCATGGATGATGTCGGTATATGTTGCAACCGTTGTTTTAATAGGATTTGTATTATTATATTATGCTTTGTTTTGTAACCCGAATGTTGAAACGAAATAATAAAAAGAGAGAAACAAATCATTTTTTTGCTAAAATGATTTAGTAGAATTAATCTTTTTTAGAAAATATAACTGGCAGCAAAGGTATAATCATTTTCTGCCCATATAACAAATTAGTCCGAGACAACTATATAAGTCTCGGACTAATTTTTCGTTTGAATGTTTGATAGCATTACAAAATATATATAACGAATCATTATTTTAATTAAATTAACCAATTAGGTTGGACTTTAAATTAAAAATGATATAACGATTGCGAGTATTAAATAAAATAAATTAAAACTAAATGCAATTTTTACCCATGGAGAGACAAAATAGTCATCTTTTTTAACTTGTTTAGGTTTAAAAAATTCATCATTTTCTATGGTATCTTTGTGTTTTTTACTTGAAAGCTGATATTTTAGTCTTCTAAAACCATAACTTGTAGGATCAAAAATACCTTCTTGAACGATAATGATAATAAAAAAGAATATGGTTAATGAAATCGAAATATAGAAGAAAATATTAATAAAATATATTAAGGTATGTGAAAAGAAAAACCAAAACAGCAAAGAAAGTAGGGGTGTTAAAAACGCCCAACCAAATATAGAAGTTAAATTTCGCATTATTTTGTCTCCTTTAATTAATAAATTTATTGTAACTTAAAATTACTTAAAAATGAATAATAATTAATGGAATTTCTTTTACAACAATACTTATAAGATTTATAAATTTATTTAAAAAATGATTACTTTAATAATGTAAAGTAAAACAATGTTGATTAAAATATGAACTAAAAGTATAATGTTATTAAATATTTCTGAATATTTTGAAGGGAATGTTTATTCTGAAATTAAAGGGGGATAAAATATGCTTAAGTATATTATGAAGCGATTAGGGTATATGATTTTATCATTATTCATAATCATAACGATCACTTTTTTCTTAATGAAGTTAATGCCTGGTTCGCCATTTAATGATGAAAAATTAAATGAAGAGCAGAAACAAATTTTAAATGAAAAATATGGTCTGAATGATCCGGTACCTGTACAGTATGCCAGTTATCTAAAGAATGTAGTTACGGGGGACTTTGGTAACTCATTCCAATATGACAATCAACCTGTTTGGGACTTAATAAAACCGAGATTGTTACCGTCATTTGAGATGGGGATGACAGCAATGGTTATCGGTGTAATACTAGGTTTGATTTTGGGGGTCATAGCAGCAGTACGGCAAAACACCTGGGTGGATTATTCTGCAACGGTAATTTCAGTTATTGCGGTTTCAGTACCGTCATTTGTATTAGCAGTATTATTGCAGTATGTCTTTTCAGTAAGATTACAGTGGTTTCCTGTTGCGGGTTGGGAAGGGTTATCAACAGCAGTGCTACCTTCACTAGCTTTATCTGCAGCAGTACTAGCAACCGTGGCTAGATACATAAGAGCGGAAATGATTGAAGTATTAAGTTCAGATTATATCTTGTTAGCACGTGCCAAAGGTAACTCAACAATGAGAGTATTATTTGGCCATGCATTAAGGAATGCTTTAATTCCAGTTATAACAATTATTGTGCCGATGTTAGCAAGTATCCTAACAGGTACACTAACAATCGAAAATATCTTTGGTGTGCCTGGTTTAGGGGATCAATTCGTTAGATCTATAACAACAAATGACTTCCCAGTTATCATGGCAACGACAATTTTATTCAGTACACTATTTATTGTTTCCATTTTCCTTGTAGACATATTATATGGTGTTATTGATCCACGTATTCGTGTACAAGGAGGTAAAAAATAATGGCTGATAAAAGAGATGAAAAATTAAATGATGATCATTCAAATGCAGTGATGACTACTACCTCTGAAGCTATTCCAGCATCTGATTTTATTAGAAGTAACAATGATATTGAAAAAGAACCTGAAATGCAAAGAGAGAGTAAAAACTTTTGGCAGGATGCATGGACACAATTGAAACGAAATAAACTTGCAGTAGTAGGGATGGTTGGTTTAATTATTATTGTGCTATTAGCGCTGATAGGGCCGTTATTAAGTTCACATGACTATGCTGAACAAGATGTTGAGCGTCGTAATCTACCGGCGAAGATACCAGTATTAGACCAAATTTCATTCTTACCATTTGATGGTGAGGGAGCGCAAGGCGTTGATGCTTATAAAGAAGCTGGGGTTAAAGAAAACTTCTGGTTCGGTACAGACCAATTAGGTAGAGATTTATGGTCAAGAACATGGCAAGGTGCACAAGTATCATTATTTATTGGTGTTGTCGCTGCCTTACTAGATATATTTATAGGAGTCATATACGGAGCAATATCAGGATTTTTTGGCGGTCGATTAGATAATGTTATGCAACGTATAATAGAAATTGTTGCTTCTATTCCAACACTTATTGTTGTGATTTTATTTGTACTAATCTTTGAACCATCTATATGGACGATTATTTTAGCGATGGCTATCACAGGTTGGATTGGTATGAGTCGTGTCGTTCGTGGAGAATTTTTAAAGTTGAAAAACCAAGAATTTGTTTTGGCTTCAAAAACATTGGGTGCATCAAAATTCAAACTGATTTTCAAACATATTTTACCTAACACGTTAGGTGTTATTGTAGTGACTTCAATGTTTACAGTGCCTAACGCAATATTCTTTGAAGCATTCTTAAGCTTTATTGGTATTGGGGTACCTGCGCCAAGAACATCTTTGGGTTCTTTGGTAAATGAAGGTAGAGCTATGTTGCTCATCCACCCACATGAATTATTTATACCAGCGTTAGTATTAAGTTTACTAATCTTATTCTTCTATCTATTTAGTGATGGATTACGTGATGCATTTGATCCGAAAATGCGTAGATAATAAAAGGAGGCAACAGATATGTCAGAAAGAATATTAGAAGTTAGTGATTTGCATGTTTCCTTTGATATCGATGCAGGGGAAGTGCAAGCGGTAAGAGGCGTTGACTTTGTTATCGATAAAGGAGAGACATTAGCAATTGTTGGTGAATCTGGTTCCGGTAAATCAGTAACAACAAAAGCTATTACGAAATTATTTCAAGGTGACGCCGGAAGAATTAAAAAAGGACAAATTAATTTCTTAGGTGAAGATTTAGCGAGAAAATCAGAGCAAGAATTAATTAAATTGCGCGGTAAAGACATTTCTATGATTTTCCAAGACCCGATGACATCATTAAACCCAACTATGAAAATTGGAAAACAGGTTATGGAACCATTAATTAAACATAAAAATTATAATAAAGCAAATGCTAAAAAAAGAGCACTTGAAATTCTGAATCTAGTTGGTTTACCAAATGCTGAAAAACGATTTAACGCTTATCCCCATCAATTTTCTGGTGGACAAAGACAAAGAATCGTTATAGCGACGGCTCTCGCATGTGAACCAAAAGTACTTATCGCAGATGAGCCTACAACTGCACTCGATGTAACAATGCAAGCACAAATATTAGAACTTATGAAGGAGCTTCAACATAAAATCAGTACCTCTATTATATTTATTACACATGATCTAGGTGTTGTAGCAAACATAGCGGATAGAGTTGCTGTAATGTATGGAGGGCAAATGGTAGAAACTGGTGATGTAGATGAAATATTCTACGATCCTAAACATCCTTATACATGGGGATTACTTTCTTCTATGCCAGACTTAACAACTGGGGCTGATACAGAGTTGCTAGCGATTCCTGGTACACCACCTGATTTGTTACACCCACCAAAAGGGGATGCATTTGCGGAACGTAGTCAATTTGCTTTAGATATTGATTTCAAGACACCACCACCATGGTATCAGGTATCGACAACACATTTTGTGAAATCATGGTTACTGGACGATCGTGCGCCTCGCGTAGAACCACCAGAAATGGTCAAAAAACGTTTGCGTAAAATGCCAAATAACTTTGATAAACCACAACAGGTAGAAAGGGTGTCTTTCAATGGAGAATAGTAATGAGTTATTATTGCAAGTGAAAAATTTAAAACAATATTTTAACGAAGGTAAACGTAATGAAGTTAGAGCCATTGAAAACATTTCTTTTGATGTTTATAAAGGCGAAACTTTTGGACTTGTTGGTGAATCAGGATGTGGAAAATCAACAACAGGCAAAGCGATTATTAAATTAAATGAAATAACGGATGGCGAGATTTTATATGAAGGCGTGGATATTCAAAAAATTAAAAATCGTAAAGATTCTTTGAAATTCAATAAAAAAATTCAGATGATTTTCCAAGATCCTTATGCTTCATTAAACCCAAGACTTAAGGTAATGGATATTGTAGCTGAAGGTATTGATATACACAAACTTTCAACAGGGGTAAAAGACCGAAAAAAACGTGTCTATGATTTGCTAGAAACTGTTGGTTTAAGTAAAGAACATGCCAATCGTTATCCTCATGAATTTTCAGGTGGTCAACGTCAACGTATTGGGATTGCAAGAGCATTAGCAGTTGAGCCTGAGTTTATTATTGCTGATGAACCTATTTCGGCGTTAGACGTTTCTATACAAGCACAAGTAGTAAATCTATTATTAAAATTGCAGAGAGAACGTGGCATAACATTTTTATTTATTGCCCATGACTTATCAATGGTTAAATACATTTCAGACAGAATTGCAGTTATGCATTTTGGTAAAATTGTTGAAATAGGTAGTGCAGATGAAATTTACAATCACCCAATGCATCCCTATACGAAGTCATTACTTTCTGCTGTACCACAACCTGACCCTGAAAGTGAAAGAGTTAGAAAAAGAACTCATTTTAAAGAAGATGACACTAAAAATAATCAACGCTCATTACAAGAAATTAGAGTAAATCATTATGTATTTACTACAGAAGAAGAAGCTAAAGAATTAAAATCTCAAACACAAGAGGCTTCTGTTTAATAGGGGAAGGGGGGAATATAATGAAAAAATCCAAGTTTTTAATTATTTTAGTAGTACTATCGGTTGTATTAGCAGGT
This window harbors:
- a CDS encoding DUF3899 domain-containing protein, translating into MRNLTSIFGWAFLTPLLSLLFWFFFSHTLIYFINIFFYISISLTIFFFIIIIVQEGIFDPTSYGFRRLKYQLSSKKHKDTIENDEFFKPKQVKKDDYFVSPWVKIAFSFNLFYLILAIVISFLI
- the fabF gene encoding beta-ketoacyl-ACP synthase II, translating into MSKEQRVVITGIGALSPLGNDAKSSWDNALKGVSGIDNITRLDTTDYSVHLAGELKDFNIEDHIPKKEARRMDRFTQYALVAAREAVQDAKLEINEKTANRIGVWIGSGIGGMETFEISHNQLINRGPRKVSPFFVPMLIPDMATGQVSIDIGAKGPNGSTVTACATGTNSIGEAFKIIQRGDADAMVTGGAEAPITHMAIAGFSASRALSTNDDKETACRPFQEGRDGFIMGEGAGIVVLESLESAQARGAQIYAEVVGYGSTGDAYHITAPAPQGEGGSRAMQAAMDDAGIEAKDIQYLNAHGTSTPVGDLTEIQAIKNTFGEAASTLKVSSTKSMTGHLLGATGGIEAIFSALSIRDSRIAPTINANTPDPECDLDIVPNQAEDLDITYAMSNSLGFGGHNAVIVLKKFSD
- a CDS encoding DUF2929 family protein, coding for MKYLAVLFWSIILLQMINFVLNSLNGGGALNYITPVFGAIAFTIIIVLFDMVIKPSKHDAKEYH
- a CDS encoding MFS transporter, whose translation is MKRFLTLSTTLKTRLIADFILIIASQAILPFLALYLTSKVNAVFAGVFLITNLIVSFIVSFIGGYIGDNYNRKKVVNYIHFLYAICLIILSITVTMDGIGLVVFCVTVFIFEIMFAASEPIFEAAIMDAIYEEVREYVYQLNYWMFNISTAIGMVLGALLYLGHKRLLFMIFFLAMLISWYLFEKYYDVEQAYNKKEELTSKFKHFINSYHTVIKDKYFMMLNLGFMLVIMAELSLNSYIVVRLKSDFEPLSFFGFYIDGVRMFTVIMIINTLVVATLTFTVNRVVESTSKRIAFILGIILYTVGYSVLTSASSFWILCLFSIIATLGELIYSPIQNAQRFLMIPDDKRSTYNTFGMVSFYGGNLLARSGLIIGAFVLPWMMSVYVATVVLIGFVLLYYALFCNPNVETK
- the opp3b gene encoding oligopeptide ABC transporter permease, whose amino-acid sequence is MLKYIMKRLGYMILSLFIIITITFFLMKLMPGSPFNDEKLNEEQKQILNEKYGLNDPVPVQYASYLKNVVTGDFGNSFQYDNQPVWDLIKPRLLPSFEMGMTAMVIGVILGLILGVIAAVRQNTWVDYSATVISVIAVSVPSFVLAVLLQYVFSVRLQWFPVAGWEGLSTAVLPSLALSAAVLATVARYIRAEMIEVLSSDYILLARAKGNSTMRVLFGHALRNALIPVITIIVPMLASILTGTLTIENIFGVPGLGDQFVRSITTNDFPVIMATTILFSTLFIVSIFLVDILYGVIDPRIRVQGGKK
- the opp3C gene encoding oligopeptide ABC transporter permease translates to MADKRDEKLNDDHSNAVMTTTSEAIPASDFIRSNNDIEKEPEMQRESKNFWQDAWTQLKRNKLAVVGMVGLIIIVLLALIGPLLSSHDYAEQDVERRNLPAKIPVLDQISFLPFDGEGAQGVDAYKEAGVKENFWFGTDQLGRDLWSRTWQGAQVSLFIGVVAALLDIFIGVIYGAISGFFGGRLDNVMQRIIEIVASIPTLIVVILFVLIFEPSIWTIILAMAITGWIGMSRVVRGEFLKLKNQEFVLASKTLGASKFKLIFKHILPNTLGVIVVTSMFTVPNAIFFEAFLSFIGIGVPAPRTSLGSLVNEGRAMLLIHPHELFIPALVLSLLILFFYLFSDGLRDAFDPKMRR
- a CDS encoding ABC transporter ATP-binding protein, coding for MSERILEVSDLHVSFDIDAGEVQAVRGVDFVIDKGETLAIVGESGSGKSVTTKAITKLFQGDAGRIKKGQINFLGEDLARKSEQELIKLRGKDISMIFQDPMTSLNPTMKIGKQVMEPLIKHKNYNKANAKKRALEILNLVGLPNAEKRFNAYPHQFSGGQRQRIVIATALACEPKVLIADEPTTALDVTMQAQILELMKELQHKISTSIIFITHDLGVVANIADRVAVMYGGQMVETGDVDEIFYDPKHPYTWGLLSSMPDLTTGADTELLAIPGTPPDLLHPPKGDAFAERSQFALDIDFKTPPPWYQVSTTHFVKSWLLDDRAPRVEPPEMVKKRLRKMPNNFDKPQQVERVSFNGE
- a CDS encoding beta-ketoacyl-ACP synthase III; amino-acid sequence: MDVGIKGFGAYAPERVVENTYFESFLETSDEWISQMTGIKERRWADENEEASDMAYQASLKAIEDAGIEASEIDMIIVATSTGDFPFPTVANILQEKLGVGKVASMDQLAACSGFMYAMINAKQFVQSGDYKNILVVGVDKLSKITDFTDRSTAILFGDGAGAVVISEVSEGRGILSYELGSDGSGAKHLFLNPENGKIFMNGREVFKFAVRIMGEASTNAVAKANLTPDDVDMFVPHQANIRIMESARERLGIPKEKMSVSVDRFGNTSAASIPLSIGQELEKGKIKDDDVLVLVGFGGGLTWGAVTLRWGK
- a CDS encoding ABC transporter ATP-binding protein, coding for MENSNELLLQVKNLKQYFNEGKRNEVRAIENISFDVYKGETFGLVGESGCGKSTTGKAIIKLNEITDGEILYEGVDIQKIKNRKDSLKFNKKIQMIFQDPYASLNPRLKVMDIVAEGIDIHKLSTGVKDRKKRVYDLLETVGLSKEHANRYPHEFSGGQRQRIGIARALAVEPEFIIADEPISALDVSIQAQVVNLLLKLQRERGITFLFIAHDLSMVKYISDRIAVMHFGKIVEIGSADEIYNHPMHPYTKSLLSAVPQPDPESERVRKRTHFKEDDTKNNQRSLQEIRVNHYVFTTEEEAKELKSQTQEASV